CTAACTATGGGATCCCGGTCTTAGTCACCTTTCAAGTGTGGTACACAACCAATCGCTTTATCCCAGCTCCTAATTGGGATTATACTTACAGATGGTCCATGTACGGCACATTTTTGGTAACTCTGGGTGGCACCCTTGCAATGTCCAGGCTGGCCACTAAATAGTTCCCTAAAATTAACATTTCATTGCATTCGAGTAACTAAAACATCAGCAGTGAAAATCGCGCGTATCATGGATTATTTGGAATATCTATGGAGTATTTAATGGACAGCTTTTCCATAACTAAAGAAACCACCGGTGCAGATTTGCTTTCCTTGGCAGGCCAACTTTGGTGGTGAGTAAACACTTTCCATAGATTGAAATTTTTCATAACTGGCTACCCTACACCCTGCCGGATGCGCTACAACTTTTCGCGCCCTACCTATACCTAGGCACAACGGATACCTATTTCTAAGGCAGCGTGTTCGTGTGCCAAATTATAACATGTCCCTAGCGGCGTAATACTTGAACTGCTATCGAAGTTGGACAACTTTTCGCGCCATTTTTTTATACAAGTGTGAAGTAGCCCGGTGCACGTAATTGTGTGATACAATGATGTTGTTCTATGAGATTACGTAAATTCTTAACAGTTTTCCGGCGGCGAGCCCAAGCGTTCTTCATTTGTCGGTGGTCTTTCCATAAGTTCGATGTTGACggtcataaaataaataaatttcTTTTCGCGCCAGAACTAACTAGCGGTATAACGGATAGCCGAGGACTGCAGTTAAATGACAACCATCACAATTTTACGCCATCAATGGTGAAGAGCGCGGAGATCAACGAATCGAAATATGCTTTTCCGATTAGAGAGATCAGTTATTATTTTTACGAACGAACGTGGTTCTTGTATCACTCATATCCGCCCAACCGCAAATTGCGCAAGTCATTTCATGGCGACCTTTGGTAGATCGCAGTACCAAACAAACAACAATGTGGCCTGAATTTGGTCTTGAGGACGGGCGGATTGGACATTATTAGACGTGATTTTAATCCCTAATCTTTGAGTAATACAAGAATTATTATTTTGCAAAAAGGAAAAAACTTTTGTACCAAATACACCACCCCGCCCTCCCCCTTTTCAAATTCCAGGCACCTGCCTAGTTTTGGCCCTTTCAACCCTAGCCCCGCCCCTTTCCTACCGGTGCTTCCTACACTGTCCGATCCATCATCTACGGCCAGGACAAGGTAAGGGCCGGCGCAGCTGCACCCTTGTCTTTTTGTCCCGCGGATATATGTAGCGCCGACCCCCCGAAGAATTCCGTCACCCACAGACTGCCTCCAGCCTGCACCTCCCTCCCGTCGCATCCCGTCTCGTCTCGTCGTCGTGCTCCTCCGCCCCCCATCCCTCCTCCTCCGCAGTCGGCCGCCGGCTCGCCTCCCAGTCTACCCGTGCAGCCGGCGCGTGGCACGGACGGGCTAGCCGGGTAAACCCGCGTCAGTTTCCCCCGTGCTAACTCCAGCCGGCAGGCGGCGGCGACAGCAACCGGCCGGCCGCGATTCGACCCCGACCCCAAGGTATGGACCGAAACGAATCCTCCCCGTGTCTCCTCGCTAATCGTCTTTGCTTCGACGGGAATCGGGAGTGCGACAGAGATTCGTTGGGGCCGAAGGTGCGACGGGCGGCTCGGGGCCGACGACGTGAGTTGCCGAGGATCGGATCTGGAGCGCGGGTATCAATTCGCCGAGGAACGGCCGGCCGTTTTGACCGTCCGTCGTCTGTCCAAGTTTTTCtaggattttggttttcgcttcgtTTCTCTTCCGGTGCCCGTCGTGATCTGTCTGGCGGAGGCGGCGTTTGTAGCTAGAGTTTCCGtcgttgtttttcttttcgtgAGTTGGATCTATGCAGCGGGAAGTCGATTCAGTTCTTGTCTGGAGACGTTGGCTCCAACCTGATTCATGGCGTCGGTGTCGTCGTCGAGTGTAAGCTGGGTGTCAGGCCTAGCAGAGAAACTGTTCCGTGAGTTGGATCTGAACTCGATTCAATTCTTGTctgccctttttcttttctttttgagggGTAATTCTTGTCTGCctgaagtttttttttttgagacaatcttgTCTGCCTGAAGTGGCTGCATGAAGTCGATTTTTGTCTGCAACTGCTGTCTCGCTCCGGTCCTGACGGCGTCCGGTCCTGAATTCAGGCATACTGCAGAAAATCTAAGTACGAAGAGAATAAAAAAGTAAAGTCGTAGTAGTTTATCGTATTTGGGCCGGATACCACGACTCTCTGGCGCTGTGGGCCTGTGGCGATCCAAGAAAGAAAAGAGATCGATTTCCTTCCTGTGTCCCTCCCTCTCCGCTGGCCGACGCCGCCCGCTGCACCCACCGCCGTCACCCAAGTTGCCGCCGGTGTCCGCacctcgccccgccccgccccgccctagATTGCGTTCGTGTGTGCTCTCTCGTCGCCGTTGCCCATTGCGCCGCCGCTGTCATTCCCACTCCAAGCGGGCCATTCCCCTGCTCGCCGCGCATGGCTGCCTTCCGAACGCCCCGCCCAGATCCCGGCAGCCTCGGCGCCCGCGCATGCCAAATCACGGGTCACAGCGGCACTAGCACCCCAGCGCGGCGGCCCCCATCCGCGCTCCGGCAGCCCAGATCCGATCGGCCGCCAAGCCTGCCCGCGCGGGTCACATATGACATATCCTGGTGCTCCGTAAACAGGGCCTGGCGGAATGGATGCGAACCCAACCACCGTCCGTCCAGAGATGAGGCGACCGTCAGGAAGACTCCTCGTCCTCGCCATCCACTGCCTCGCGCTCtcccacgccaccgccgccgccgctgctcagcCTCACCCTCGCTCTGCTCCGTGCCCTTGCTGCACAGGTTGGCTCCACAAGCTGAGAACTGAGAGACAATCAGAACAGACGAGCGATGCTGCTTTGGCAGGAAAACCAACACGTATTGTCTAGATTAATCACCCAGGCCTACACTAACATTTACCTAAGTTTGTATTTATTTACCGATTAGATAAATCTTAGTGTATGATGTGTGCTTTGACTTCGTACCATTTGGTTGATCAAATTTTGCCTCTGTTGTGGACTTGTGGATTCATCTTAAGGATGTTCAGAACCTAGAACCTCAAATTTTAGGCGCTAATGACTTGACAGCGAGTGGATTCTTAAACATGTCCATATACAGAGTCCAGGTGTGCATACCTGCATCTCGTTTCCACCGGCGGGTGTGGGCGGTTTCAGATTGGGCGCAGCTTTATTGAATACCAGACATGTGTCCAGATCTTCTCTTTATTGTCTCAAATTCAGTAAATTAGCTAGTGATTGGAAATCGATTAATTTAACTGGTCATCGCAAATCTTAGGTTTGTATTGCACTACATGCTCAATTGGATATGAGCAACTCGTGGTGTATACTCCAAGATGGTTGACATTGGATCTGTTTTGTAATAGCTAAACCTTCGACTGTATCGAAAATAAGTCTTCTGGACTGCTGCCGCTGTTATGGGCAAGCTCTCAAGGTTTTGGTATCATGCTGCTCTCAGTGAGCTGTTTGAGTAGGAAGCATTTTATGCTTTTGAGTTTTTGCTAGCTAAATATGTATGTGAAAAGTAATTTGTACTGTTTGTGAATATTCTTGTTCAAGATTATTTTAAAGCTTTCGCTGCTGCATATGGAATTTCTACTTATGAATTTTTTTATTGCAGTACACGCCTTCTCTTCTGTATCGAAGCAAAAGAGACTTTAGACTAGTCAAAATCTAGGGGTACTATGGTGATCTCAATAAGGGAAGTGGATCCTGTCTTCAAAGGGGCAGGCCAAAAGGAGTATCCTTCAATTGctaatttggtcactgaattacatAATAATTTTGACTTATTTTTCCTATATTGGTCTATGTCATATATTTTTATTTCTCATTACTGTTATGAGGTGCTGTTTTAAATTAATGATGTGTATTCAATAGGAAATTTGTAGTACACATAGGTCAGCTACACATTTGATGGCTGGAAGTCTTGAGAAAATATCACATTTAGTTAATACACTAGCGAGCATGATGCTGCAATTGGTATACAATTACATTGCTTTGTATAATATTTGTTAACTTATCCGTGGATAGTCATCCTTAACAACCCTTAGTGGACTGGAGATATGGCGAATCGAAAAGTTGCAGGCTGTTCCTGTTCCCAGGGAATCACATGGGAAATTTTTCACAGGAGATTCTTATATAATATTAAAGGTACTCTACCCTTTCTGTATTGTGTAGATGTGCCTAAGTTCTGTGATTAATTATGTAAGAGAAATTGGTCTAGAGATCTATATGTTTGTCAACAATGTAACTAATTTCATTCCTAAGATTGTATTTGATCTCAACCTCACTGAATATTGAATTATCCTGCCTCCTTTCTTACCATAATGAAGCAATCTTATACTGGATGCAGTTATTATTTTCTAACATGTTTGATTGTTTCACATCTTTTTTATGTGATGTAataatgatgatgataatatcgtCAGCGTATTGGAGATATGCCACCTCTTTAGGAATTAATTACTCTGTTTGTAATAGTAGTGAGAATGCAGTTGTTTGTATTGATTTGTCATATTGAGATTATTAATTACTTTATCATTGGAACAGACGTCCGCCCTCAAAAATGGTTCTTTTTGTCAAGAGATCCATTATTGGCTTGGGAAAGATACCAGTCAGGTTTGCTATTACATTTCAATTTCTCATGCTAGTTGCAGATATCCTAGTTAATGAAATGGCAAATTCActtgttttagtttaattaataaATAGGATGAAGCTGGTATAGCTGCAATCAAGACTGTGGAACTGGATGCTGCTCTTGGTGGACGTGCTGTACAATACCGTGAAGTACAAGGAAACGAGACTGAAAGATTTCTTTCATACTTTAAACCTTGTATCATACCAGTGGAAGGTGGAGCTGCATCTGGTTTTAGGCAGGCTGTAGTCAATGAGCGGGAGTATGTGGCACGATTATTTGTCTGCAAAGGAAAACACACGGTCCAGGTTAAAGAGGTGGAAAAAAATCTGCTTCCCCTGTAAAAATTTCCTGCTTGTATTTTGTCACTGCCATTTTCTGTGATAGCTACCAAACTAACATGCCGTGTTGCTCTTCCCCATAACAGGTTCCTTTTGCACGGGCATCACTGAACCATGATGACATACTTATCTTGGATACTAAGTCAAAGATATTCCAATTCAATGGATTGAATTCGAGTATTCAAGAGAGGGCTAAAGCCCTGGAGGTTGTGCAATACCTCAAAGATGCCAACCATGAAGGAAAATGCGATGTGGCTGTGGTTGGTAAGTTCATGTTTGAACAAAAGGTCTAAATTGGACAAAGTCCTTTTTTCCAGAATTATAATTTACTCTTTCAACAGATGATGGAAAGTTGATGGCAGACGCTGATGCTGGTGAGTTTTGgggtctctttggtggatttgctcctcTGCCAAAAAAGACATTTTCTGAGCTCGATGGAAAAGATAATGATTTCCCTTCAAAGCTGCTCTGGTAATATATTACAGGAAACATATCATAGGGGATTTCAATTCTTTCTACAGTAAATGCACTCATAAATCTGTGGTTAGGTTGCATATCTGTTTTCCCCTACTAATCAATATCATTTTTCTTTATATTTTCAGTGTAAATGAGGGCCAAACATTTCCCTTGGATTGTGAAGATCTAACAAGAGAGCTGCTAGATTCAACAAAATGCTACTTTCTGGACTGTGGATCTGAACTTTATGTCTGGATGGGTAGAGAAACAGTACTTGAAGATAGGAAACAAGCAGGACTGGCCGCTGAGGTAACATCTTCTTGTTTCTGCTCTCTGGACTGAATAATTTTTATGGTTGGGGTTTATTTAGCAGCTTAGATTAATGGAGTGGCATATATGATTGAGAGTTTCTGGTTCAAAGGCAGTTTAATTGGTTTCCACAACTTAACTATCGTTAGGGGAAAAAATCCTACAACAGGTGGATCCCAGAGATATTAAGTTAGACACGGCATGCATCACTATGGTGATGAACCATATAATTGCTTATGGAAACGTGGCCACCTAATGCTTTTGTTAGGCCCAGATTAATAATTTTATTTTTGCAGTGGCAAGTATTAACTTTTCCATGATGGTGCTCGTATTCTCACTTATGTAGGAGTTACTCCGTGAAGGAAATCGGCCAAGATCTCACATCATTCATCTCATGGAAGGATTTGAGACGGTTATATTCCGGTCGAAGTTCAGTAAATGGCCCAAGAAAGTTGAGACAGTTGTGTCAGTTGAAAGCAGAGGAAAAGTTGCAGGTTAGAATCGATATCATGGATTACTTTTTCTTATTAATCATggattatatattttttatttttctaacaCTATTAAAATTATTGATATATAAATAATTTTTTGTAGCCCTTCTGAAGCGCCAAGGATTTAATGTTAGGGGTGTGGCAGAAGCTGCTCCTTTGAAGGAAGAGTCTCAAGCTCACATTGACTGCACAGGAAACTTACAGGTCAGTCCAATTTCCTTTCTTGCTAAATATTTGCAACAAGACCAATCACATACTTCGCAGTTATAGCTGCTGCATTATTGCTTGTTGAGCGGTGGTGAGAAAACACTTGTTGAACTGTTGTGGGAAAACACTTGTCAGGTTTGGCGTGTAAATGATTGTGAAAAGACGTTCCTTTCGTTCTACGAACAATGCAAGTTCTACAGTGGAGATTGCTATATCTTCCAATATAGCTACCGTGGTGGTGATGGCGAGAATTGTCTTATCGGTACTTGGTTTGGCCAGAAGAGTATTGAGGTAACTATTTAACATGTGCTATCTTTTGAGTGTAAGTTTCTGAGACAAAAGTAACGTATAAGATCATGAAAATGTACTAGATAGATTACTGGTTAATGGGAGTTAGTAAACTGCAAGTTCTCTTGCCTCCCCGGATTTGTTTCTCTCTGAGATTCATGACAGCAATCACTGCCTTCCTTTACAATTTGGATATTTTTTTCTTCATGCTGTACTAACATGTACTATATACAATATTTCAAGATGCCTTTGTGTTGTGGTAAGTGCGAATATATCGAGCATACCTTTTCTCTTATGGAGAAAAACTTTGGATTAATTAGAATATGAGTGGGCCACATTTCTAGACATACTTGAAAGCTCTCAAGCTCGAGAATAATTAACTAATCATGTGTTTTTTTTGTGACGAcaggaggagaggagtgcagccacTTCCCTTGCTCATGCGATGGTTGATTCACTAAAATTCCAGGCAGTTCTGGTAAAATAATCAACTTTGTCTGCGGCTGAAAAAATCGTAAAATCATGCTTGATTATTTCAACCTAAAAAAGCTCTGGTTATCACAGGTTCGCCTTTATGAAGGAAAGGAGTCCATGGAGTTCTTTACTATATTTCAGAACTTGGTTATATTCAAGGTCTGCCTTTTACTAACTCTTCTGTTAAGCTTCACTGCCAAATGTATCATTTTACTCTGACAATATATGCACCCTTACATTGTGAAAAAATCTCAATAATGCAGGGTGGTGCTAGTACTGGATACAAAAAATATGTCTCAGAAAATGGCACTGAGGATGATACATATTCGGACAACGGTgttgcacttttccgggttcaaggTTCAGGACCGGAAAATATGCAAGCGATTCAAGTTGACACGGTACATTCAGTTTCAGTCTATCTTCACTGGACATGGCATTGTGCTCATGATATTAAGTCCATTTTATCTTAGCTCCTATTTATGCCAGATGTTTTAAATTTGATATTGTACTTCTTACCAGGCAGCACCATCGCTGAACTCTTCTTATTGTTACATACTACATGATGGAGACACACTATTTACTTGGGTTGGGAACCTAAGCTCCTCAATGGACCACGGGCTTGCCGAGAGGCAGCTAGATGTGCTCAAGGTATGACTACGATCATGTCGTGCAAATGTGTTTGATCATTCAAATGAGCTGCTATGCTGCCACATCACGCTGACTGACTTAATATGATATTTAATTTATCTGTATGTGTTTCTATTTCCCAATCTTATCTAGTtttcatttttataaaatgttatgGACACTTAGTCACTATAAGAACCTGAACCATGTTGTGGAGATGATTTACATTTTATTGCTTTCTGGTTAAAATTGACAATTCTGAACTTGCCACGACACTTCAGCCAAAAATAACCCCTTCCTGAAACTTTAGCCAAATCTGACCCTTTTAGGTCAGTGCTGGCCACCCTGGCATTGAGGCAGCACAACCCTAGCACTACTTAGCACCATCGTCAATGGTGCTGATGAGGTGCCCATCCTCGCTGGTGACTTGGACGGTTGACCCTATGTGTATAAGTTCAGTGCCAGCGAGCATTCCTTATCCTACCCGACCTAAACGCCACGGGCCCTGGCCCTGACCCTGATCCTTGCAACATGTAAATGCTCCGTGCAGCTGTGGGTGGGCCACCCTTCCACTAATGTAGTCCCCGAGGCACAGCCGAGAGAATATCCAGTGGAAACCAAGTTTTGGTGGAAACATGTGAAAATCAATTGGAAAATATCATTCTGATGTTTCAAAAGTTCTGTCAAATATACACTGTAACATGTTTCACAAACATTGTAACATTTCAAAATTAAATTAAATTTCACACGCGAGCTATGGAAAAACACAGCATCAATTTCAGTAATCTGCCGTTTTTATACGTTTCACTTTTTTGGTTGCTGAACTATGTTTTTTCATAGCTCCCAAGTGAAGTTAAATTTGAAACTGCTTGtggaacgcacctctccaacacacTGTCCCAGTTCTTTTGGTCGATTCTTCCAGAATCTTGAACCCATATTTTTTGACAATCATAGCTCTTTAGATCTTAACTTGCTAGGGTTGTCAAAAAGGTATGAGTTTAAGATTTGGGAGAATCTTAGGGGAGGTCCGATTCTCAAGATTCTGGGAGAATTGGGCAAAAGAACTGCGCCATGTATTCGTTCTGATGTTTCGAAACATTTGACCAACCATGGCACTGACCTACCCAACATCCTCGTCAGAGAACCTGGTGCCCTTTACGGCATGTGAACGCACCGGTGAGTAGTGCTACCGCAGCGGTTGGGTTGCTGGCACTGACCGGAAGGGTCAGATTTACCTAAACTTTCTGGGAGGTTTTTTTTTTTGGCTGAAGTTTTGTGGCAAGATTATAATTAGAGCACATCTTCTATACCATAGTTTATTTAGCTGTAACACATCCAATTTCTGTGCACGACTGGCATCAAACATATATCATGTATGTCATAACACTGACCCTTTCCATTCTGCTCATCCACAGCCAAATCTCCAGTCAAGATTGCTCAAGGAAGGATCAGAATCTGATCAATTTTGGAAGTTACTTGGAAGCAAGTGTGAGTACCCAAGGCAGAAGATTGCGAGAGATCAAGAAAGTGACTCTCGTTTGTTCTCTTGTACCTTTTCAAAAGGTAAAAAAAGTTCATAACATTTCTCGTATCCATTCATTTCTCTTAGACAGTTATCGACGTACTGTACTTACTCGTTTTCTCCTTTTGAATTAATATTTTCTGTGGCATACATTGGGGTAATGAAGGGGTGCTTAAGGTGAGCAATTCTAAAGTTTATATTTATTATTATGAAGATAAGAAAACATGATGAGAAATTAATGGTGGTCTGCTGATGTTGCAGGCTAGAGAGGTATTCAATTTTACACAAGATGATATGATGACAGAGGACATATATATTTTGGACTGTCATTCATGTCTCTTTATATGGGTTGGACAACATGTGGACACAAATATACGAGCACGTGCTTTGAGCATTGGAGAGGTATGTGAGAATAT
This portion of the Triticum dicoccoides isolate Atlit2015 ecotype Zavitan chromosome 7A, WEW_v2.0, whole genome shotgun sequence genome encodes:
- the LOC119331163 gene encoding villin-3-like, with translation MVISIREVDPVFKGAGQKDGLEIWRIEKLQAVPVPRESHGKFFTGDSYIILKTSALKNGSFCQEIHYWLGKDTSQDEAGIAAIKTVELDAALGGRAVQYREVQGNETERFLSYFKPCIIPVEGGAASGFRQAVVNEREYVARLFVCKGKHTVQVKEVPFARASLNHDDILILDTKSKIFQFNGLNSSIQERAKALEVVQYLKDANHEGKCDVAVVDDGKLMADADAGEFWGLFGGFAPLPKKTFSELDGKDNDFPSKLLCVNEGQTFPLDCEDLTRELLDSTKCYFLDCGSELYVWMGRETVLEDRKQAGLAAEELLREGNRPRSHIIHLMEGFETVIFRSKFSKWPKKVETVVSVESRGKVAALLKRQGFNVRGVAEAAPLKEESQAHIDCTGNLQVWRVNDCEKTFLSFYEQCKFYSGDCYIFQYSYRGGDGENCLIGTWFGQKSIEEERSAATSLAHAMVDSLKFQAVLVRLYEGKESMEFFTIFQNLVIFKGGASTGYKKYVSENGTEDDTYSDNGVALFRVQGSGPENMQAIQVDTAAPSLNSSYCYILHDGDTLFTWVGNLSSSMDHGLAERQLDVLKPNLQSRLLKEGSESDQFWKLLGSKCEYPRQKIARDQESDSRLFSCTFSKGVLKAREVFNFTQDDMMTEDIYILDCHSCLFIWVGQHVDTNIRARALSIGEKFIELDILMENLSQETPLYVITEGSEPQFFTRFFFTWDSAKSAMHGNSFERRLSIVKNGVKPIRDKTKRRPASSSHTGRCIVPDKPHRRTTSSSPDHVRVRGRSPSFTALAANFENPNARNLSTPPVATKPSPRTTPRTSPEPVKSHQRSESIAAISALFEQPRRNLIPKSRKGRAVNKHQPEASKPEPEANAKETTPAVEDGQTVTPAKQEDAKEGQPEGMEGLPEYPYDRLRTSSTDPATAIDQARREMYLSSAEFREKFGMTKEAFAKLPKWKQTRLKITLQLF